ATGGAACTGTACCCCTTCTATAGGATATTCTTTATGCCTTATTCCCATAATCTCACCGTCTTCAGCCCGAGCGGTAACCTCAAAATACTCCGGCAAGGTTCCTGGGTCTATGGCTAAGGAATGATAACGCATAGCCTGAAAAGGATTAGGAAGTCCGGTAAAAACTCCTTTGCCGTCATGATAAATTTGGGAAACTTTTCCATGCATAAGCCTTTTAGCTTTAACTATCTTTGCCCCAAAAGCATACCCTATGCTTTGATGCCCTAAACAAACCCCTAAAATCGGGACTTTACCTGCTACCTTTTTGATAAGTTCCACCGAAATTCCTGCCTCCTTAGGGGTACACGGACCTGGCGAAATCACTAAATAATCTGGCTTTAACTTAAGCACCTCTTCCGTAGAC
Above is a genomic segment from Thermodesulfobacterium commune DSM 2178 containing:
- a CDS encoding anthranilate synthase component II, which translates into the protein MKRIIVIDNYDSFTYNLVQLIGIMLEKLWGGEIKVFRNDAVSTEEVLKLKPDYLVISPGPCTPKEAGISVELIKKVAGKVPILGVCLGHQSIGYAFGAKIVKAKRLMHGKVSQIYHDGKGVFTGLPNPFQAMRYHSLAIDPGTLPEYFEVTARAEDGEIMGIRHKEYPIEGVQFHPESIGTSLERWMKYSLPPKDWDFSKEDLPEGVILLRNFFTVY